Proteins encoded together in one Telopea speciosissima isolate NSW1024214 ecotype Mountain lineage chromosome 6, Tspe_v1, whole genome shotgun sequence window:
- the LOC122665706 gene encoding uncharacterized protein LOC122665706 → MYARRATNDLHRLMKAFKADEWIVHLEDIFGILECTDDQKVKLAVFKLSGDPKLWWKGVERLRTAESPPLTWQLFKDLFNEKYFLTHVRNSLAGEFMDLKQGNMIVAQYESKFSQLGHYAPHMVATEELKADKFVRGLRTFLKNKVSLFELKTFAVVVGKAYAMEKGDNELQSVRAQQNKNRSSGSKAQAPPGKKPKVQGTSTNVQSQHPICTHCGKRHGGTCFKLTNVCFSCGQHGHRASECPNLKKTFQQDKL, encoded by the coding sequence ATGTATGCAAGAAGAGCTACGAACGATCTTCACAGATTGATGAAGGCATTTAAAGCGGATGAGTGGATTGTACACCTTGAAGACATCTTTGGCATACTGGAGTGCACGGATGATCAGAAAGTCAAGTTGGCGGTGTTCAAACTATCTGGTGACCCTAAGTTATGGTGGAAGGGAGTGGAAAGACTCCGCACAGCAGAGAGTCCTCCTTTGACGTGGCAGCTGTTCAAGGATTTGTTCAATGAGAAGTATTTCCTCACACATGTTCGGAATAGTTTGGCTGGAGAGTTCATGGATTTGAAGCAGGGAAACATGATTGTGGCTCAGTATGAATCCAAATTCTCCCAGTTGGGCCACTATGCTCCACACATGGTAGCGACGGAAGAATTGAAAGCAGACAAGTTTGTTAGAGGTCTTCGAACATTTTTGAAGAATAAGGTGTCACTTTTCGAGTTGAAGACTTTTGCAGTAGTGGTAGGAAAGGCGTATGCCATGGAAAAGGGGGACAATGAGTTACAATCTGTTAGAGCTCAGCAGAACAAGAACCGTAGCAGTGGCTCTAAGGCTCAAGCTCCACCAGGGAAGAAGCCGAAGGTTCAAGGCACATCAACAAATGTTCAGAGTCAGCACCCTATTTGTACTCACTGTGGTAAACGTCACGGAGGGACTTGTTTCAAGCTCACCAATGTATGTTTCAGCTGTGGACAGCACGGACACCGGGCTAGCGAATGTCCAAATCTAAAGAAGACATTTCAGCAAGACAAACTTTAA
- the LOC122664650 gene encoding probable leucine-rich repeat receptor-like protein kinase At1g35710: MCVLTDIRHRNIVKLYGFCSHPRCMFLVYEYMEKQSLANFLGNEAEVVELDWMKRVNVIKSVANALSYLHDDCIPPIIHRDISSKNILLDLELEAHESDFGIARLLKPNSSNWTSVKGTHGYIAPELAYTMALTNECDVFSFGEVALEIIMGRHPGELISFLTSLVGQKMLLRDM; this comes from the exons ATGTGTGTATTAACAGATATCAGGCATCGGAACATTGTCAAACTTTATGGGTTCTGCTCCCATCCACGATGCATGTTTCTTGTTTATGAGTACATGGAAAAACAAAGCTTAGCAAATTTCTTGGGCAATGAAGCAGAGGTTGTGGAGTTGGATTGGATGAAAAGAGTAAATGTCATCAAAAGTGTGGCCAATGCTCTGTCTTACTTGCATGATGATTGTATTCCACCAATAATTCATCGGGATATTTCCAGCAAAAATATATTGCTAGACTTGGAACTTGAGGCTCATGAATCTGATTTTGGTATTGCAAGACTATTAAAGCCAAACTCATCTAATTGGACATCAGTCAAAGGAACTCATGGATATATTGCTCCAG AGCTTGCCTACACCATGGCTTTAACTAATGAGTGTGATGTATTTAGTTTCGGAGAAGTGGCATTGGAAATAATTATGGGAAGGCATCCAGGGGAGCTCATCTCATTTTTAACATCACTAGTTGGCCAAAAGATGCTATTAAGGGACATGTAG
- the LOC122665708 gene encoding lysine histidine transporter-like 6 — translation MHKSAPLPKVAAARRGCARVLRRLKMQWQDEGVPSTEKAEEVSYEEEWKKEGPPRRAKWWYSTFHTVTGIVGAGVLSLPYAMAYLGWGPGTIVLILSWCITLYTIWQMIQLHECVPGTRFDRYYELSRHAFGPKLGPWIVLPQQLIVQVGCDIVYMVTGGRCLKKFMEIACTNCTRIRQSYWICVFGSIHFLLSQLPNFNSVAGVSLAAAVMSLSYSTISWVGCLMRKPIENVSYGYKKTNPVDYMFRVFNALGQIAFAFAGHAIVLEIQATIPSTPEKPSKIPMWRGAVLAYFITAICYFPTALIGYYTFGRDVEDNLLIALRQPEWLIASANFMVVIHVIGSYQV, via the exons ATGCATAAGAGTGCTCCATTGCCTAAAGTTGCAGCGGCAAGAAGAGGGTGCGCCAGAGTGCTCCGTCGCCTGAAGATGCAATGGCAAGATGAGGGTGTGCCATCGACTGAAAAAGCAGAG GAAGTAAGTTATGAggaagaatggaagaaagaaggTCCCCCTCGTCGCGCCAAATGGTGGTACTCAACTTTCCACACTGTCACAGGCATTGTTGGTGCAGGTGTTCTTAGCTTGCCTTATGCCATGGCCTACTTAGGATG GGGACCAGGAACAATAGTACTAATATTATCATGGTGCATCACCTTATACACAATATGGCAGATGATACAACTACATGAATGTGTTCCGGGAACTCGATTCGATCGATACTATGAACTCAGTCGACATGCTTTCGGTCCTAAACTTGGTCCATGGATTGTTCTTCCACAGCAACTCATAGTTCAAGTAGGGTGTGACATTGTGTATATGGTCACTGGGGGAAGATGCTTAAAGAAGTTCATGGAGATTGCTTGCACTAATTGTACTAGAATTAGACAATCTTACTGGATTTGCGTCTTTGGTTCCATCCATTTCCTATTATCTCAACTCCCTAATTTTAATTCCGTCGCCGGAGTTTCCTTAGCCGCCGCCGTCATGTCACTGAG TTATTCTACAATATCTTGGGTTGGTTGTTTAATGAGAAAACCAATAGAGAATGTGAGCTATGGATACAAGAAAACCAATCCTGTAGATTATATGTTTCGTGTGTTTAATGCACTGGGACAGATCGCATTTGCATTTGCAGGTCATGCTATTGTTCTTGAGATTCAAGCAACAATTCCTTCAACACCTGAGAAACCATCAAAGATTCCAATGTGGAGGGGTGCAGTTTTGGCTTATTTTATTACAGCAATTTGCTATTTCCCTACAGCTCTTATTGGTTATTATACTTTTGGAAGAGATGTTGAAGATAATCTACTAATTGCACTTAGGCAGCCAGAGTGGCTAATTGCTTCTGCTAATTTCATGGTGGTCATTCATGTTATCGGTAGTTACCAGGTTTGa
- the LOC122665709 gene encoding uncharacterized protein LOC122665709 produces MVRVREVTKAWALKDKVHLKSIGKGFIIFRFSNAEDMTAVWKRGPLHVDGQTLRLQQWRKDFQVHEQSITHRLIWVRFPNLPQEYWHDEILLSITKAVGQPVAIDQRTKDTHYGHFLRVCVDVDDFITWVEEVFVEREQEGSSELFVFKQQVIFEEPLSWCAGCPRYGHKAEVCPGKKRVEAPADPSPGANYIDPP; encoded by the coding sequence ATGGTTAGGGTTCGCGAGGTGACAAAGGCTTGGGCGCTGAAGGACAAGGTACACTTGAAGTCCATTGGTAAGGGTTTCATTATATTCAGGTTCAGTAATGCTGAGGACATGACCGCAGTTTGGAAGCGAGGTCCGCTTCACGTGGATGGCCAAACACTGAGATTACAGCAATGGAGAAAGGACTTTCAGGTCCATGAACAGTCCATTACTCACAGGCTAATATGGGTTCGTTTCCCAAATTTACCTCAAGAATACTGGCACGATGAGATTCTATTATCTATTACGAAGGCAGTGGGGCAGCCGGTTGCCATTGATCAACGAACAAAGGACACGCACTACGGTCACTTTTTGAGAGTGTGTGTCGATGTTGATGACTTCATCACGTGGGTGGAGGAAGTCTTTGTTGAAAGGGAGCAGGAGGGCTCGTCTGAGCTGTTCGTCTTCAAGCAGCAGGTAATTTTTGAGGAGCCCTTGTCTTGGTGTGCTGGTTGTCCTCGATATGGGCATAAGGCGGAGGTCTGCCCGGGGAAGAAGAGGGTGGAGGCCCCTGCAGATCCATCTCCAGGCGCTAACTACATTGATCCCCCTTGA